One genomic region from Rosa rugosa chromosome 1, drRosRugo1.1, whole genome shotgun sequence encodes:
- the LOC133725000 gene encoding pentatricopeptide repeat-containing protein At1g80880, mitochondrial, translating into MALPSIARRLRTKHPLCLSLTLLHHHHHHPISNSSYPSLSLHHHLPRPFHPTLIVPSQTPRHFSTLRPFSAEIPHHPLGFNGQRCKTDHSHNLGLTQFLELLTSTSDLASEADAMAFLDESGVEAKRDMVFQAIWELRGDWKLAFLGFKWGEKWGCCDEEACSLMVWVLGSHRKFTTAWCLIRDLNQALIDTRRAMLIMIDRYASANHPSKAIKTFQIMEKFRLSPDQEAFHILLNALCKNGNMDEAEEFMLVSKKFFPLEVEGFNIVLNGWCNISVDVYQAKRVWREMSKYCITPDATSYTHMISCFSKVGNLFDSLRLYDEMKKRDWVPGLKVYNSLIYILTRENCFKEALKVLDKVKEIGLQPDATTYNSMIGPLCESKKLEEAQQMLSSMINDNVSPTIETYHAFLQSPGSKATVEVLNRMKKANLGPNGNTFLMILEKFFILEQPGKALEIWNEMKNYGVVPDSTHYTSMVQGLATCGLLTKAKELLAEMTSNGFPEDPKLKKLLKKPIGGSVKGKRRVRQVNQAKRINLKQDRVVRSRSPRQSRKKKTSSE; encoded by the exons ATGGCACTTCCCTCCATAGCAAGAAGGCTACGAACTAAACACCCCCTCTGCCTATCACTCACTCtactccaccaccaccaccaccaccccatcTCTAACTCATCCTATCCTTCACTTTCTCTCCACCACCATCTCCCTCGGCCATTTCATCCAACACTTATCGTCCCATCCCAAACCCCTCGCCATTTCTCTACTCTCCGACCCTTCTCCGCCGAAATCCCCCACCACCCATTGGGCTTCAATGGCCAGCGTTGCAAAACAGACCACTCCCACAACTTGGGTCTCACCCAGTTTCTTGAATTGCTCACAAGTACATCCGATTTGGCCTCTGAAGCCGACGCCATGGCTTTTCTCGACGAGTCGGGTGTCGAGGCGAAGCGAGATATGGTCTTTCAGGCGATTTGGGAGCTGAGGGGAGATTGGAAGTTGGCGTTTTTGGGTTTCAAATGGGGTGAGAAGTGGGGCTGTTGCGATGAAGAGGCGTGTAGTTTGATGGTTTGGGTTTTGGGGAGTCATAGAAAGTTTACTACTGCTTGGTGTTTGATACGGGACTTGAATCAGGCTTTGATTGATACGCGCCGTGCAATGCTTATAATGATTGATAG ATATGCATCTGCAAATCATCCAAGTAAGGCCATTAAGACATTTCAGATAATGGAGAAGTTCAGGTTGAGCCCTGATCAAGAAGCATTCCACATCCTCTTGAATGCACTTTGTAAAAATGGAAACATGGATGAAGCTGAAGAATTCATGCTTGTAAGTAAGAAGTTCTTCCCACTGGAGGTCGAGGGCTTTAACATTGTTCTTAATGGGTGGTGTAACATATCTGTGGATGTATATCAAGCCAAGAGAGTTTGGAGAGAAATGTCAAAATACTGTATTACACCAGACGCAACTTCTTATACACACATGATTTCCTGCTTCTCAAAGGTTGGGAATCTTTTCGACTCCCTTAGACTATATGATGAAATGAAGAAAAGGGATTGGGTTCCTGGTCTCAAGGTTTACAATTCTTTAATTTATATACTAACCCGTGAAAATTGCTTTAAGGAAGCACTCAAAGTACTGGACAAAGTGAAAGAAATTGGTTTGCAGCCAGATGCTACCACCTATAACTCAATGATAGGTCCTTTATGTGAATCAAAGAAGCTAGAGGAGGCACAACAGATGCTGAGTTCTATGATAAATGATAACGTCAGCCCAACCATAGAGACTTACCATGCATTTCTGCAGAGTCCAGGTTCAAAGGCAACTGTTGAGGTTCTTAATCGAATGAAGAAAGCTAATTTAGGTCCTAATGGCAATACCTTCCTTATGATTCTTGAAAAGTTCTTTATATTAGAACAACCTGGGAAGGCATTGGAGATTTGGAATGAAATGAAGAACTATGGAGTAGTGCCTGATTCCACACATTACACCTCTATGGTACAGGGGCTGGCAACTTGTGGGTTGTTAACGAAGGCCAAGGAACTTTTGGCTGAGATGACGTCAAATGGCTTTCCAGAAGATCCAAAGCTTAAGAAGCTCTTGAAGAAGCCAATTGGAGGTAGTGTTAAAGGGAAACGGAGAGTTAGACAAGTCAACCAAGCAAAAAGGATTAATCTAAAGCAAGACAGGGTTGTGAGATCGAGAAGTCCACGTCAGtcaagaaagaagaagacatCAAGTGAATAG
- the LOC133738023 gene encoding early nodulin-like protein 19: protein MSTSMSNNSAHLLLLLLFVSGVAVITPILATDHIVGANRGWNPGINYTLWANNHTFYVGDFISFRYQKNQYNVFMVNQSGYDNCTLDSAVGNWSSGKDFILFNKSERYYFICGNGQCFNGMKVTVLVHPLPTPTASPSPKNSTSDSAGPVAPRLGFRVLVTSLAVMWFGGGWV, encoded by the exons ATGTCGACTTCCATGTCCAACAACTCAgcccacctcctcctcctcctccttttcgTCTCCGGCGTTGCCGTCATCACTCCCATCCTCGCCACCGACCACATTGTGGGTGCTAATCGTGGCTGGAACCCAGGGATCAACTACACCCTCTGGGCCAACAACCACACTTTCTATGTTGGGGACTTCATTT CATTCAGGTACCAAAAGAACCAGTACAATGTGTTTATGGTCAACCAATCTGGGTATGACAACTGCACCCTGGATAGTGCAGTAGGGAACTGGAGCAGTGGCAAGGACTTCATACTCTTCAATAAATCCGAGAGATACTACTTCATTTGTGGAAATGGCCAGTGCTTCAATGGGATGAAAGTCACTGTTCTCGTCCATCCTCTGCCCACGCCAACGGCTTCTCCATCTCCCAAGAATTCTACATCAGACTCTGCTGGCCCGGTGGCTCCACGACTGGGATTTCGTGTTTTGGTGACGTCCTTGGCAGTGATGTGGTTTGGAGGTGGGTGGGTCTAG
- the LOC133738032 gene encoding receptor-like protein EIX2 yields the protein MLSTTLSNRPMSSVLVGLLCLVTTSAICCLCSGISPNTRCIASEKTALLQFKRGLLDEANVLASWENQKDCCEWRGIACNNQTGIFDSVPNEFWDLSSSLFELNLSMNQIHGKLPDLSSKNCSYFTFDLSSNHLFGQLPPFPPNVAILHLSKNMFSGPLSSFCPTEAQKLSNLDISDNLLSGELPSCWIKYQELLSLNLGNNTFSGNIPSTVGYLKNLVLLRLQDNKLSGDFPSLENCTELRVVDLGANRLSGRIPAWIGQTMTKLLVLRLHSNEFYGSLPLSLCGLPVIHVLDLSQNNISGALPHCLNNITAYTSMSSQLEDLTILGFVQLVWKGINIQWGENLKHLRSIDISSNYLSGDIPETMTSMMRLISLNLSRNNLTGVLPSDFGQLKSLESLDLSRNQLSGNIPASLSRLNFLSVLNLSYNNLSGRIPLGTQLQSFNASAYMDNLGLCGPPLTPLCPGDATNQDSPPTSGAEGDKTEQDEDGLITLGFYVSSVLGFIIGFWGFCGPLLLKVSWRIAYFQYLNDIKIWNCHV from the exons ATGTTATCCACAACCCTAAGTAACAGGCCCATGAGCTCTGTCTTGGTTGGATTACTATGCCTGGTCACTACCTCTGCTATTTGTTGTCTATGTAGTGGGATCAGTCCCAACACTAGGTGCATAGCGAGTGAAAAAACTGCACTTCTTCAGTTCAAGCGGGGACTCCTAGACGAGGCGAATGTTCTTGCCTCTTGGGAAAACCAGAAAGACTGTTGCGAGTGGAGAGGAATAGCATGCAACAACCAAACAG GTATTTTTGATTCAGTACCTAATGAGTTTTGGGATCTATCTTCCAGCTTATTTGAATTAAATCTCTCCATGAACCAAATCCATGGGAAGTTACCTGATCTATCATCAAAAAATTGCTCCTACTTTACATTTGACTTGTCATCTAATCACTTGTTTGGTCAACTCCCCCCATTCCCTCCAAATGTCGCCATCCTGCATCTCTCCAAAAACATGTTTTCAGGACCCTTATCTTCCTTTTGTCCAACAGAAGCTCAGAAGTTGTCGAATCTCGACATTTCTGACAACTTACTATCAGGGGAACTTCCTAGTTGTTGGATCAAGTATCAGGAATTGCTGTCCTTGAATTTGGGAAACAATACTTTCTCTGGAAACATACCAAGCACAGTAGGCTACCTAAAGAATCTTGTATTGTTACGCTTACAGGATAACAAGCTCTCAGGAGATTTTCCTTCTCTAGAGAACTGTACAGAGCTGAGGGTTGTTGACCTTGGAGCCAATAGATTATCTGGAAGAATACCAGCATGGATAGGCCAAACCATGACCAAGTTGTTGGTTCTGCGCTTACATTCTAATGAGTTCTATGGAAGCTTACCCTTAAGTCTTTGTGGTCTACCTGTTATTCATGTTCTGGACCTGTCTCAGAACAACATATCTGGAGCATTGCCACATTGCCTTAATAACATAACAGCTTACACTTCTATGTCTTCTCAGTTGGAGGATCTCACAATTCTTGGGTTTGTGCAACTGGTCTGGAAAGGAATAAATATTCAATGGGGCGAAAATCTCAAGCACTTGAGAAGCATTGACATTTCGAGTAATTACTTAAGTGGGGATATTCCGGAAACTATGACAAGTATGATGAGGTTGATTTCTCTGAACCTGTCAAGAAATAATTTGACTGGAGTGCTTCCCAGTGATTTTGGACAACTCAAGAGCTTAGAATCTCTTGATTTGTCACGAAACCAGCTATCTGGTAACATTCCTGCAAGCCTTTCGCGCTTAAACTTTCTTAGTGTCTTGAACCTTTCATACAACAACTTGTCAGGAAGAATTCCACTAGGTACTCAACTTCAGAGTTTTAATGCCTCTGCATACATGGACAACCTTGGACTTTGCGGACCACCGCTAACTCCACTGTGTCCTGGAGATGCAACAAATCAAGATTCTCCACCCACTAGTGGAGCTGAAGGGGATAAAACAGAACAAGACGAAGATGGCCTAATAACGTTGGGGTTCTATGTTAGCTCAGTGCTTGGATTCATCATAGGATTCTGGGGATTCTGTGGCCCTTTGTTGCTTAAGGTTTCTTGGAGAATTGCCTACTTCCAGTACTTGAATGATATTAAAATTTGGAACTGCCATGTATAA